Genomic window (Bosea vaviloviae):
GAGGAGCTGTTCCATTCGTCGACGCTGGAAGCGTTCAAGATTTAGCTTCCAGGGGAAGACCAGATCTAGCTTCCAGAGGAAGATATGGAGTTCGCCGGAAGAAGCGAGCCAGCCGCCACAATAAGAACCCGCCTGAACGGCGCGCTACGGGAGGACACGATGACAAGATCGAGGACTATTGGATTGGCCCTGGTGGCAGTGGGCCTCGCCATGACCCTGGCGCAGGCAGCGCTGGCTCAAGACAAGCTCAAGCTGGCCGTCGGGCAGCGAGGAAACTGGGATACGTCGGTAGCGGAAATCGGCACCCGTCTTGGCATCTTCAAGAAGCACAATCTCGAACTCGAGATGCTCTACACCCAGGGCGGCGGCGAGACGCAACAGGCTGTCCTCTCCAATAGCGTCGACATCGGCGTTGCCGGCGGCATCATGGGCGCGATGTCGGCGTTCTCGAAAGGCGCGCCAATTCGCATCATGGGCGCGGAGACGACCGGCGGTCAGGACCTCTTCTGGTACGTGAAGGCGGAATCGCCGATTAAAGCGCTGAAAGATTTTGACGGCAAAACGGTGGCATATTCGACGAACGGCTCCTCGACCCATGGCGTTGTCAACGCCTTCGTCAAGGAGAACGGCTTGAAGGCGAAGCTCACGGCGACCGGAGGTCCGGCGCAAACGTTGACGCAGGTGATGTCCGGTCAGATCGATGTAGGCTGGGCCGCGCCGCCATTCGGGCTTGATCAACTCGATCGCAATGAGATTCGCATCATCGCCACGGGCAATGACACGCAGGCGTTCAAGAGTCAGACCGTTCGCCTCTTGATCACGAACACCAGCGTTCTTCAGAACAAGAAGCCTCTGGTCGAGCGCTTCATGCAGGCATATCGCGAAACCGTCGATGCGATGTATTCCAGCGACGAGGCGATCAAAGCCTATGCGTCATTCGTCGGGATTTCCGAGAGAATCGCGAGGCGGACGCGGGACGACTTCTTCCCGAAGGCAGCACTGGATCCAGATAAGGTTGTCGGCTTGGAGACGATCGTCCCGGACGCCGTGACCTTGAAATATACCGCGCAACCTCTGACCAAAGAACAGCTCGCCGAACTGATCCAGATCCCGCCGCGCAAATGAGCGCGATAAGCTGAACCGGTTTCGTTGGTGTCTTAACCCATCGACGAGCGATTGATCGACGGGTTGGATGGAAGCGGTCGCAATTCCATCCGAAGGCATCCGTGCCGAGCAGGAGTGTTGTTTCGATGACGACGACCGCCGTATCGGGTCGGGCGCGAGTTCGCCCTGCCAAGAGGGACGAAGATCGCGCTGTGCTGCTGACGCGGCTCGGGATCATTGCAGCAATCCTGCTGTGCTGGGAACTGCTGGCCCGCTCGGGGCTGCTCTACCGGGACGTCGTTCCATCCCTTGTGCTGATTGTCGGCGAACTCGGCCGCCTTCTGATCGACCGAACTTTCTATGACAATCTCGGCGTTACGGCCGGCGAAGTGCTCCTGGCGATCGCGATCGGCGGCGGGGCGGGCATCGGCGTCGGGATCATTCTGGGCCGCAACAAGTTCCTGCAACGCGCCTATGAGCCGCTGCTGCACTATCTCGGGCCGACGCCGAAGATCATTTTCTTCCCGATCATGATCATGTGGTTCGGAGTGGGGCCCGGCTCGAAGGTCGCGATGGGGGCGCTGTCGTCGTTTTTCCCGGTGGCCATCAGCATCGCTGCGGCGATGCGCGAGATCGACACCGTGCTGATCCGGGTCGGCTTGAGCTTCCGCCTGAACAACGCGCAGATGATCCGCAAGATCTACCTGCCGGCGATGCGGGCACCCGTCATCAATGGGATCCGGATCGGGCTCGGGGTCGCTATCATCGGCACGCTGCTGGCCGAGACCAAACTCGCCAATCAGGGTCTGGGCTATGCGGTGATCCAGACTTACGCGACCTTCAATATGCCTCGCATGTATGCCCTGTTAACGGTCGTCTTTTTACTCGCCGTCGGTGTCAACACGGTCCTGGGTCGCTATACGGAATTGCGCGCGACCCGCGCTTTCAGATAGGCGATAGGCTTCAGAGCATGGCGGGCTCAGGATTTCGGCCGGATGCTCCGCCAGAGCAGCCTACGTCCTGGCCTTCTTGCGTTTGGCCCCATCATCGGCGGCTCCGGTCCCGCTTTCCGGCGTCGGCCGCAATGTGCGGTTGTCGATGATGGCCGCACGCGGCTGCTCGTTTCGTCCGGCCGCCAGGCGCAGGATGGTCGGAAAATCCCTCGCTACATCAGACGGATGTGATTGGCGACGGCTTCATCGCACAACCTCGGAAATCAGCGTCAGCCTTTAGGCTCGTCAACTGTGTTGCGAAGGACTGCGCCGCCAACCTTGCTCGCGACGGTCTGACACGATCGTGAAAGACGAGACCTTCGAACTCTTCCAAAAAAGAGATTATCACCATGATCCCGCCTTGCGGGTTTGTTGCTCTCAAGCTGCGGCTGTGGGGCGGCAGACTGAAGACTGTGACAGGAGTCTGGCTTGGGTCGGGACGGGATAAAGCTGCGTCAGGCGCAAAGTCCTGCGGGTTTTGCCCTGCTGGGAGCCCTCGGCTTGCTTTTCGCAGCGGTACCGGCCCGGGCGGCAGGGGATCGAGCATTGGGCGAATACCTCGCCTCTGAATGCACCTCGTGCCACCAGCTCTCGGGCCGCAGTCCCGGCGGCATTCCGCCGATCGTCGGCTGGCCGGAGGAGCAGTTCGTCGCAGTGCTCAACGCCTATGCCCGCAAGGAGCGGGACAACCAGACGATGCAGGCCATTGCCGCGCGCCTGAGCCGCGACGACGTGACAGCGCTTGCCACTTATTTCGCCTCGCTGACGTCGAAGCCCTGAACCAGTGGAGAATGTGCTGATGAAACTCACGCGACGTGATGTGACAGCCGGCCCGATCGCCCTGCTGGCCGCGAGCACGATCGGTGCACCCGCAGTCCTTGGCCAGGCCAAGGCGCGCGTCGTCGTTGTCGGTGGCGGTCCTGGAGGCGCCACGGCGGCAAAATACCTCGCCAGGGACAGCAACGGCGCGATCGCGGTGACGCTGGTCGAGGAGAACGAGACCTACCAGACCTGTTTCCACTCCAACCTCTATATCGGCGGCTTCAAGAGCTATGACGCGATCGTCCATCGCTATGACGCGCTGGCCCGGGCCTATGGCATCGCGCTCGTCCGCAGCCGCGCCACGCAGATCGACCGGGACCGCAAGGAGGTGGTGCTCGCCGATGGCCGGCGCCTGCCCTATGACCGGCTGGTGCTCTCGCCCGGCATCGACCTGAAATACGATTCCGTGCCCGGCTGGTCGAAGGAGGCCGAGGAGGTCATGCCGCATGGCTGGAAGCCCGGCCGGCAGACGCAGTTGATCCGCGAGAGGCTCGACGCTGTGCCCGATGGCGGCACCATCGTGATGATCGCACCGCCGAACCCTTATCGCTGCCCGCCCGGCCCCTATGAGCGCGCCTCGATGTTCGCGCATGTGCTGATGGGGACAGGTCGCAGCAAGGCCCGCATCGTCATCCTCGATCCCAAGGAGAGCTTCTCCAAGCAGGGCGTGTTCATGCCCGACTGGGAGAAGCGCTATGGCACAATGATCGAATGGCTCGGGCCCAAGGTGCATGACGGCATCAAATCGGTCGATCCGAAGACCGGAACCGTCGTCACCGGCTTCGAGACCTACGAGAACTGCGCCTTCGTCAACGTCATTCCGGCCCAGATGGCCGGCGCGATCGCGCGCGATGCCGGGCTCGCCCCGGCCGGGGGCTATTGCGCCATCGATCCCGCGACGATGAAGTCCGTGGCGGATGCCAACATCGTCGTGCTCGGCGATGCCTGCAATGCCGGCGACATGCCGAAATCGGCCTTCTCCGCCAACAACCAGGCCAAGGTCGCGGCAATGATCCTGCGCGGCGAACTCGTTGACGCCCCGACCTTTCCGGCGCGCTATCTCAACACCTGCTGGAGTCTCGTCGACACCGACGACGCCATCAAGGTCGGCGGCCGCTACGAGCCCAAGGACGGCCGCATTGCCGCGGTCGAGACCTTCATCTCGCAGCCGGGCGAAAGTGCCGAGATCCGCCGGCAGACCCAGGCCGAGAACATCGCCTGGTACGACGCCATCTGCGCCGACATGTTCACGTGACGGCCGCCCTGCGAGGCCCAGACCCCGCATTCAAAGCCGATCGACTGCCACGCCGCTTTTTGCGGCTCCATACCGCCGACAAGGAACAGATGATGACGATGATGAAATCCATGCTTGCCAGCGCCCCGATCCTTGCCGCAGCGCTGCTGCTCGGGACTTCCGCCCATGCCCAGGACGTCTCGGCCGGCGAGCGCTCGTTCAACAAGTGCCGCGCCTGTCACCAGCTCGGCGAAACCGCGAAGACCACGATCGGCCCGGTGCTGAATGGGTTGTTCGGCCGGTCCTCCGGCTCGGTCGAGGGCTACAGCTATTCCCCGGCCAACAAGGCTGCCGGCCTGACCTGGGACGACGCGGTCTTTGCCGACTACATCAAGGACCCGAAGGCGAAGATGCCCGGCACCAAGATGATCTTCGTCGGCATCAAGAACGAGCAGGAGATCAAGGACCTCACCGCCTATCTCAAGCAGTTCGACAAGGACGGCAAGAAGCTCTGAGGCCGCATTCAGGCCTCACCGTCATTGCGAGCGTAGCGAAGCAATCCAGGGACGTCGAGCGCGCGGCTCTGGATTGCTTCGCTGCGCTCGCAATGACGGAGGCGTTCGCACCACGAAGGCGGATGCCATCAGCGCCGCATGCCCGGCGTCTCCACGGGCAGGCCCTTGGCCCGCCCGGCCAGGTAAAGCTCCAGCGCAAGGTATTCCGGCGAACCGTAGTCGAACTGCGTCGCGCGGACGCCGAGCGAGCAGGCGCGCAGGCGCCGGTGCAGCGAGCCGACATCGTTCCATTCGAGGCGATAGGCCGGGTAGCCCGTGCCCGCGCCATGGCTGACGGTATCGCCGCGCAGCTTCTGGCCGACGAGGCCGTCATGGCATTGCTGGCAGGACAGGTTGAGCTGGCCCTGCCGGCGCTCGAAGAAAGCCTTGCCCGCCTCGTAATAGGGCCTGGCCGCGCCATCGGTCTTCACCTCGACCGGCAGGCCGCGTGAAAGCGAGCCGAGATAGGCGGTCATCGCCAGAAGTTCGGGGCTCTCGTAGCCGAAGGCCGGCTGCCCCTGCCGCTCGACGCGGCATTGCTCGATCCGACCTTCGAGGTTGAGCAGCTTGGCCGTCGCCGCATCGACCTGCGGATAATGCGTCGCGGCGCCGCGCAGGCTCTGCTGCGGGTCGGCATGGCAGGAGACGCAGGCCTGCCCGTCGGGCGTCGGCTTGCGGCTGAACAGCTCGCGGCCCTGCTCGACCCAGAAGAAGGCCGGATTGCGGGTCTCGTCCGCCTGCTGCCGGCGCATGTCGGGTGAGAGGAACTCCGTGCCGGACTTGATCTCCGACAGGGCCGGGACGGCGGCAAACGCGGCCAGCGCGAGCGCAACGGCTCCTTGGGTCAAGCGTCGTCGCCCACTCACGTCACGGTCAGCCTTGCGGTTCGCGTGTAGGTCGCGCCGCCGTCCTCGCGCCATTCGAAGACGATGTCGCCGGTCGCGACCGCCCGTGTCGTGAAAGAGACGAAGGGATTGGCGGCGACGCCCGTATGCATGTCGAACCGGAAGATCGGCTCGCCGGCATAGGTCGCGGTCAGGCGGTTCAGGATCTTGCGCGGCACGGTGCCGCCCCGGCCGTCGGACTGACCGCCGCGATCCATCGGATGGCGGGTCAGCACCTTGATCTCGACGATCTCGCCGGCACGGACGTCCGTGGGCATGGTGATGCGGGCGTTGAAGCTCATCTTACTCTCCTCAACCGCCGTCGATGCAGGCGCTCAGCGTCACCACGATGTCGGCATCGGCCATGACGAAGCCGCCGCCGCTCAGCGCCGCGACAGCCGTGACCGTCTGCGACTGCGACAGCCGCAAGGTGGTCGCAACCTCGGCGCGGCCGGCGCGGGGGCCGAGATGGAACCGTGCCATGTCCGGAAACGGGTTCTTCTCGGCGATCAGGTGGATCCAGCGGACATGATCGGCATCCGTCATCGGGCTTTCGACCACGATCCGGGTGTCGACCGAATTGCCGTTCTCGACCAGAGCAGGGACGTCGAGCGTGATGCGGCCGCGCTCCGGCAGCGCGCCCTCGGTGATGCGCGCGATCAGTTGCGCGCGCTCGGGCGAGATGTCGGTGGCCGCACGCGCTGGCAGAGCCGCAACCACCAAACCCGCCGCTGCGCCTGCGAGCAGGCTGCGCCGGTCGTGGCCGGCTTCAGAACGTCTTGAGCGAGGCGAGATAACTGACGACATCCTCGATCTCCTGGGCCGAGAGGGCCGGCTTGCCCCGGTATGGCGGGGCGACATCATGCAGGTTTTCCGTCCGAAAATAGGGCGGCATCACGGTTTGCGGGTTGAGCACGGAGGCATCGACCAGCCGCAACCGGATCTGGCCTGCATCGAGGCGGGCTCCGACGCCGGCAAGCGGCGGGCCGATCGTGCCTTGGAAGGGCTCGGTGGCATCCGTGCCCTGGTGGCAGATCAGGCAGTTGCCGCGTTCGCGGTCGCGCACCAGCGCCGCGCCGCGCGCCGGGTTGCCGGCAAGCCCGCCGAGGGGACGCGGAATGGCGTCGCCTACAACCGTGTAGGTTTCGAGCGCCGAGGCGCCGCCGGATGCCAGAACGGCACCGACGAACGCCCGACGCAACATCACTCCGGCCGTCGCTCTCACGCCTTCCTGAGATCGGCGTTCTTGATCGGCAGGTTGCGGATGCGCTTGCCCGTCGCGGCGAAGATCGCGTTCAGCACGGCCGGCGCCGCGACCGCGATCGTCGGCTCGCCGACACCGCCCCAGAAGCCGCCCGACGGCACCAGGACCGTCTCGACTGCCGGCATCGCCTCCAGCCGCATCACCTCATAGGTGTCGAAATTCTCCTGCTCGACACGGCCGTCCTTGATGGTGATCTCGCCATAAAGCGAGGCCGAGAGGCCATAGACGAAGGAGCCCTCGACCTGGCGCGCGATCTGCGCCGGGTTGACCGCATGGCCGGGGTCGGTCGCAGCAACGATACGGTGGATCTTGAGCTTGCCGTCAGCGCTGACCGAGACCTCGGCGACGGCCGCGACATAGGAGCCGAACCCCATGGTCTGGCAGATGCCGCGGAAAACACCCGCCGGCAGCGGCTTGCCCCATTCCGCCTTCTCGGCGGCGGCATTGAGCACGGCCAGATGCTTGGGATGGTTCTTCATCAGGGCGCGGCGGAACTCCAGCGGGTCCTTGCCCGCGGCATGGGCCAGTTCGTCCATGAAGGATTCGAGATAGATCGCGTTCTGGTTCAGGTTGACCCCGCGCCAGAAGCCGGGTGGCACATGCGGGTTGCGCATGGCGTGGTCGATCAGCAGGTTGGGCACCGAATAGCCGATCGAGGCTTCCGGTCCCGGCGGGTTGAGACCCTGGAAGACCACCGGATCGCGCCCGTTCTGGATGTTCTGCGGGAAGATGCCGGCGACAATCGATTGGCCGGAGATGCGCATGTGCAGCCCGGTCAGGTTGCCGTCCTTGTCGAGGGCACCGGTCAGCTTGCACTGCGTCAGCGGGTGGAAGCGGCCATGCAGCATGTCCTCCTCGCGCGACCAGATCAGCTTGACCGGCGTGCCAGGGATCTGCTTGGCAATCGCGACGACCTGGCGGACCCAGTCATGCACCGCGCCACGCCGGCCGAAGCCGCCGCCAAGGTCGATCTTGTAAGCCTCGCATTTGGCGATCGGCAGGCCCGACGCTTCGGCCGCGGCGGCAAGTGCCGCCTCGCCATTCTGCGTCGGCGTCCAGACCTCGCATTTCTCCGGCGTGTAGAGCGCCGTCGCGTTCATCGTTTCCATGCAGGCATGGTTCTGGAACGGATAGGAATAGACCGCCTCGATGGTGCGGGCGGCGTTGGCGATCGCCGCCTTGACGTCACCGTTC
Coding sequences:
- a CDS encoding c-type cytochrome, yielding MGRDGIKLRQAQSPAGFALLGALGLLFAAVPARAAGDRALGEYLASECTSCHQLSGRSPGGIPPIVGWPEEQFVAVLNAYARKERDNQTMQAIAARLSRDDVTALATYFASLTSKP
- a CDS encoding ABC transporter permease, with translation MTTTAVSGRARVRPAKRDEDRAVLLTRLGIIAAILLCWELLARSGLLYRDVVPSLVLIVGELGRLLIDRTFYDNLGVTAGEVLLAIAIGGGAGIGVGIILGRNKFLQRAYEPLLHYLGPTPKIIFFPIMIMWFGVGPGSKVAMGALSSFFPVAISIAAAMREIDTVLIRVGLSFRLNNAQMIRKIYLPAMRAPVINGIRIGLGVAIIGTLLAETKLANQGLGYAVIQTYATFNMPRMYALLTVVFLLAVGVNTVLGRYTELRATRAFR
- a CDS encoding NAD(P)/FAD-dependent oxidoreductase — encoded protein: MKLTRRDVTAGPIALLAASTIGAPAVLGQAKARVVVVGGGPGGATAAKYLARDSNGAIAVTLVEENETYQTCFHSNLYIGGFKSYDAIVHRYDALARAYGIALVRSRATQIDRDRKEVVLADGRRLPYDRLVLSPGIDLKYDSVPGWSKEAEEVMPHGWKPGRQTQLIRERLDAVPDGGTIVMIAPPNPYRCPPGPYERASMFAHVLMGTGRSKARIVILDPKESFSKQGVFMPDWEKRYGTMIEWLGPKVHDGIKSVDPKTGTVVTGFETYENCAFVNVIPAQMAGAIARDAGLAPAGGYCAIDPATMKSVADANIVVLGDACNAGDMPKSAFSANNQAKVAAMILRGELVDAPTFPARYLNTCWSLVDTDDAIKVGGRYEPKDGRIAAVETFISQPGESAEIRRQTQAENIAWYDAICADMFT
- the soxA gene encoding sulfur oxidation c-type cytochrome SoxA, producing MTQGAVALALAAFAAVPALSEIKSGTEFLSPDMRRQQADETRNPAFFWVEQGRELFSRKPTPDGQACVSCHADPQQSLRGAATHYPQVDAATAKLLNLEGRIEQCRVERQGQPAFGYESPELLAMTAYLGSLSRGLPVEVKTDGAARPYYEAGKAFFERRQGQLNLSCQQCHDGLVGQKLRGDTVSHGAGTGYPAYRLEWNDVGSLHRRLRACSLGVRATQFDYGSPEYLALELYLAGRAKGLPVETPGMRR
- a CDS encoding ABC transporter substrate-binding protein; the encoded protein is MAVGLAMTLAQAALAQDKLKLAVGQRGNWDTSVAEIGTRLGIFKKHNLELEMLYTQGGGETQQAVLSNSVDIGVAGGIMGAMSAFSKGAPIRIMGAETTGGQDLFWYVKAESPIKALKDFDGKTVAYSTNGSSTHGVVNAFVKENGLKAKLTATGGPAQTLTQVMSGQIDVGWAAPPFGLDQLDRNEIRIIATGNDTQAFKSQTVRLLITNTSVLQNKKPLVERFMQAYRETVDAMYSSDEAIKAYASFVGISERIARRTRDDFFPKAALDPDKVVGLETIVPDAVTLKYTAQPLTKEQLAELIQIPPRK
- a CDS encoding thiosulfate oxidation carrier protein SoxY, giving the protein MSSVISPRSRRSEAGHDRRSLLAGAAAGLVVAALPARAATDISPERAQLIARITEGALPERGRITLDVPALVENGNSVDTRIVVESPMTDADHVRWIHLIAEKNPFPDMARFHLGPRAGRAEVATTLRLSQSQTVTAVAALSGGGFVMADADIVVTLSACIDGG
- a CDS encoding c-type cytochrome; the protein is MKSMLASAPILAAALLLGTSAHAQDVSAGERSFNKCRACHQLGETAKTTIGPVLNGLFGRSSGSVEGYSYSPANKAAGLTWDDAVFADYIKDPKAKMPGTKMIFVGIKNEQEIKDLTAYLKQFDKDGKKL
- a CDS encoding xanthine dehydrogenase family protein molybdopterin-binding subunit, giving the protein MTSASTASSKTPSSKTSLSRRGLLAGSAAAAGAFSFGFTIPFGSEAQAQGAVPEINAWVVVHPDDKVVIRIARSEMGQGTLTGLAQLVAEELNCDWTKVTTEYPTPGQSVARNRVWGNFSTGGSRGIRESHEYVRKGGAAARMMLIQAAANEWKVPAAECAAEKSVITHKASGRSLRYGQVAAAAAKIEAPKDVPLKDPKDWIIAGKPLPRLDTVDKTNGKKIYGMDLTMPGLLNAAIKDCPVFGGKVKSFDAAAIKAMPGVKHVLPVGDSAVTVVADTWWQAKTALDALPIVWDEGEHAKVSSESLAAWLKEGLDAPNAVVGNQNGDVKAAIANAARTIEAVYSYPFQNHACMETMNATALYTPEKCEVWTPTQNGEAALAAAAEASGLPIAKCEAYKIDLGGGFGRRGAVHDWVRQVVAIAKQIPGTPVKLIWSREEDMLHGRFHPLTQCKLTGALDKDGNLTGLHMRISGQSIVAGIFPQNIQNGRDPVVFQGLNPPGPEASIGYSVPNLLIDHAMRNPHVPPGFWRGVNLNQNAIYLESFMDELAHAAGKDPLEFRRALMKNHPKHLAVLNAAAEKAEWGKPLPAGVFRGICQTMGFGSYVAAVAEVSVSADGKLKIHRIVAATDPGHAVNPAQIARQVEGSFVYGLSASLYGEITIKDGRVEQENFDTYEVMRLEAMPAVETVLVPSGGFWGGVGEPTIAVAAPAVLNAIFAATGKRIRNLPIKNADLRKA
- the soxX gene encoding sulfur oxidation c-type cytochrome SoxX is translated as MLRRAFVGAVLASGGASALETYTVVGDAIPRPLGGLAGNPARGAALVRDRERGNCLICHQGTDATEPFQGTIGPPLAGVGARLDAGQIRLRLVDASVLNPQTVMPPYFRTENLHDVAPPYRGKPALSAQEIEDVVSYLASLKTF
- a CDS encoding thiosulfate oxidation carrier complex protein SoxZ; protein product: MSFNARITMPTDVRAGEIVEIKVLTRHPMDRGGQSDGRGGTVPRKILNRLTATYAGEPIFRFDMHTGVAANPFVSFTTRAVATGDIVFEWREDGGATYTRTARLTVT